The DNA region TAAGTTTTATGCAGAGACTACTGATGAATGACCTCATTACGAGCCCAAGAATTTGAAATTGTGATAGTCTACTAGCAAATCTTTGGCAATTTTGATCAACTGCAGGGATGGGGCCAACTATTCTAATTCTCTTCCCTGAAGATCTTCTATGctagattaattattattggtGCTGTCCAATCTACAGACCTTCCTGGTTTACATTTGTTTTCCCTATAAATGTTAATAGAGATTGGCCAGATATCTCTTTAAAGTGGAGGTTTCCTTAGTTTTACCCATGAATGCTTCCCATCGACTGCTTGTATAATAGGATATATAGCAGACACCACCTTCCTTTTGAAATAAGTTTGATGCATAATTAGTAAATATGGCTCTGTTTATCTTACAGGTGGGTCTTCCTGGGACAGGTAAGACTCTTCTAGCAAAGGCTGTGGCTGGGGAAGCTGAAGTGCCCTTTATAAGTTGTTCTGCTAGTGAGTTTGTAGAATTGTATGTCGGCATGGGTGCCTCCCGTGTGAGAGATCTATTTGCACGGGCAAAGAAGGAGGCACCGTCAATAATATTTATTGACGAGGTTAGAGTTTGGGAATCTCTTACTATGTTGGATAACTATGTTCAATCTCTGAAGGTATCAATGCATTGCCAgtcacattttttcttttatgcagATTGACGCTGTAGCAAAAAGTCGTGATGGAAAGTATCGTATTGTTAGCAATGACGAGAGAGAGCAGACCTTGAATCAGCTGCTCACTGTAAGCTTCCTACGACATAGTTTGTCAGTTTCTGGAACATTTTATTGTAGTCACTCTTGACATCGGCCTGTCTATGTGAAATTGCATTTCAGGAGATGGATGGGTTTGACAGCAACTCTGCTGTGATTGTTCTTGGAGCAACTAATCGCTCAGATGTCTTAGACCCTGCACTTCGCCGACCAGGGAGATTTGATCGAGTGGTTATGGTTTGTATTCTGGCTCTTTCATCCCTCTGAATGTTGAAATGTGACGTCAAAACAAGTTCTGCTTTGCAGTTGTGTCAGCAATAATGCTCGTATGGTTTCCTGTCTTCTTTTAGGTAGAAACACCAGATAGGTGTGGAAGAGAAGCCATTTTAAAAGTACATGTTTCCAAGAAAGAACTTCCTTTAGCAGAGGATGTTGTCCTCGGTGACATTGCTTCTATGACTACTGGTTTTACTGGGTACTTGTTCTTTTCTCCAATACATCTAGAAGCTGCACCTTTCTTCTTTCCATAGCCCTGTTTGTGGAAAACATTGGAGTAAATGTTTGCTTTAAAATGTTGTACAGGGCTGATCTTGCAAACTTGGTAAATGAAGCTGCTTTATTGGCTGGAAGACAGCGGAAAGTTGTCGTGGACAAAATTGATTTCATTCAAGCAGTGGAAAGATCAATAGCTGTAAGTCTCTTGGTCTATTTGTGTGTGGAGGGGGGAGATTGTTCTTTCTTTGGTGTGCTTACTTTTCAGTCTTGTtcttcctactttttttttcttaaagctAAATAGTGATATTGCAGTTTGCTGACTTATGATAGAATGGTATACAATAACTGATTGTGATTTCACCCTTTCGCTCCCCTCTTAGTTCCAAGTTGGATCCTGATATTAGTGTTTTTCTTAGTGACTTTCTTGATCTGGTTTTCTATGGTTGATACCTTTtagcttttcctttttctcttatataaccGCTTGTTTGaggtttgtttttctctttttttgataatatgAAGTATAACTTTATAACTAAATAAGTAACTCTAGCTAGGAGTTATATGCAATGGAGTTTCAAAATTGTATGTTATCTCGAATGCTCTTATGACATAAAGTGTACTATGCTGGTGTGTTTAATGAGAATGCCCTGTTTACGTATTTTAGTCGACTGCATCCTATTGCTCTCATGCTTTTTCTTTGTCCTGTGCATTGAGGTATGTAAGGTTTTGCCCCTTGGAAGAATATAATATTCCAGTTGCAACATAGAAATCTATTAATATGATAAGTGAACTTTTGTTTGGATTAACTAACAGAGAAACTAAACCTAATTTCTTGTTGTAGGGCATAGAGAAGAAGACTGCTAAGTTGCAAGGAAGTGAGAAAGCTGTAGTTGCACGGCATGAAGCTGGTCATGCAGTAGTAGGTACTGCTGTTGCAAATCTTCTTGTTGGACAGCCGCGTGCTGAGGTAATGCATAGGAATTTTTTATTGGGATATATGTGCTGGGGTTGCTGGGATCCTAGCAGATGATAGGCCTCTATCTGGGTGACATATCTGTTAAAACCGTCTTCATAATTAATCACTGTCATTCCAaacattttacattttctttgaGAATAATATGATAGGGTCTGGAAAAATAGAGCATATTCATGGGTTGTCTATTTCCTTGAATGATTTTTCTCTATTTGTTATGCATGTTTGCTTCTGTTATTTGTGGGCTGGAACAGAGCTTGGCACAAGGCAATCTTATGTGGATGAGGGATTGTGTCATGATCATTTGTTAGGTGGAaaaatttcttgttttgaaatttgaaaagagtGTTAAAGTTTAGCAAacttgaaatattaatttattttcccaGTGTGCCAATACTATAAGTGAGTGATAGAGgagcttctcttttttttttttcatgaaattattattttttgttcgttttttcctttcttgatGGGAACCAAGTGTCCTTCTTACTTGATTGGTGTTGCTTCAAATTGTATATCAATTTCCTATCGATTGTGTATCAGcattagttttttataattattcatttttacttttacaCTAAACTAAAGTCCAGATATGGTCATACCAATATTGGTACATATAGAGAATATGCCTATGGCTATTGATGTTTCACACCATGAATTGCATCCACTTATCTTTTCATGGGCATATtaatcttttgttcttttttccttcGGACTAGGTACAAAAGTTTTGAATATGATAAGGtagattttaattaataatgtgcaaatgaagaaaaagatgcAGAAATGTTTTGCAAGAAATTGTGAATCATTAGAATCTAGCACATGCTATGAATTGGTACTGCACTCACCCAGTTATTGATGTGCATGTCACATACATGATATAGTAGTAATCACTAAATGTTCTTGTGTTATCAGAAGCTAAGCATATTGCCAAGGTCAGGAGGGGCACTAGGCTTTACTTATACTCCTCCAACAACTGAAGATAGATATTTGCTGTTCATTGATGAGTTACGAGGCCGCTTGGTTACTCTTCTTGGAGGTCGTGCAGCTGAAGAAGTGGTTTATTCAGGTCGTGTGTCAACTGGTGCACTTGATGATATACGACGAGCAACTGACCTGGCATACAAGGCAGTAGCTGAATATGGTCTTAATCAGACCATTGGCCCTGTTTCTATAGCCACGCTTTCGGGTGGTGGGATTGATGAATCTGGAGGAGGAGTTCCTTGGGGAAGGGATCAGGTcctgtgatttttattttttgtctttcttcctGTTATATTTGCTGTAAATACTGATATACAATGACCATTAACAGGGGCATCTTGTTGATCTTGTTCAAAGAGAGGTGAAAGCATTGTTGCAATCTGCTTTGGAAGTAGCACTTACTGTTGTACGTGCTAATCCTACTGTCTTAGAGGGGCTTGGTGCCCATTTGGAAGGTGATACTTGATCGCtcttattttcttctattttacatatatgtGCATACATGGTATGGGTTGGGTTCAACATAAACTTAGTATAACTCTTTGCATTGGATTAATATTTTGCCTAGGTCTCCGTTGGATTAAATGTCTTCCACACTTATCATGCATGTCAAATTTTTGATCAAATGGatatcatttacaatttaaCAAATTGCTAGACATTCATATGAAATGGAGAATCTTAAATTCTGGGGCTGTCTTGCGAAGAAAATATGGTGGATGATTTTATGATTATGACAGCTATCAGgcttaaaaagtaaataaaataggTCAGGGTATAGATTTATCGAAGAACATAGCAGAGAGAAttattgaagagagagagagagagagattgtgtAGAATCCATATGGGGGAAGTAAAGAATTAGGGAAGGTAGAAAGAAGTGGGTCCTTGATCAAATAAAGAAcacaaatattttcaatatataaaaactctcattttgttTTGGTATCATGGATGgaggagtaattctagaagtcattTTTGTGTCCCCCTTGTATCACTCAATGAATGAGttgccttttaaaatcatcatttgatcaaaattcaataatgattgatcacaagtccaatggtgattttagaagGCACATCgtttttagagtgacacaagaataacttctagcattactcatcatGGAGACTCTAAAAGACAAACTTGTCAAGAAAAACATctctaaaaacaaaatcaagcaatATTGAAACCATATAGAAGATCTGATTTCACGTGAATAGAAACTGCCCAATAAACATCTTATAGACGAGCTTCAAATCTAAAATCTGAGCCTAAGAAACTTGTATAAAGCTCTACCTAGCTTATTTCCAACAATTTTATTGGCGAAAGTAAGAACTTTGTTCAggatttacccaaaaaaaaaaaaaaaacagttctTTTTAACTGTAGGGACTGCCTCATAAATCCAGGTCCTGGATAATATGCAGATATAAATGTCTGAGATTGAGTTTGTGATGTGAAATAAGTGATCCTTATATCATAATAAGTCTGGCTACTGTTGGCCATGGTGATCTGATAGTGTTTATGTTCAGATAAAGAGAAAGTTGAAGGTGAAGATCTTCAAGAGTGGTTGAAATTGGTCGTTGCACCAGCAGAACTTAAAGTTTTTATTGCAGGCAAGCAAGAGACTCTTCTCCCACTTCAGACAGGCTCATGATAACAACTGTTGCTTATTCTTCTTAATGCCAAGTGAAAAATGGAGTCAATTGACACAGCTTCTAGCCATTGATGCCATCATCGATGAACTCATCCTCCAGATTGGCCTTGGCTCACACTTACATCTCTGTATATTTCAGTTAGGTAAATTTTGGCTTCGTTAATCAGCATCTACCATCATGTGCCATGTCTTATCTCACAATTTACCTGATTAAAACAAGATAAAGTGAAAAGGCTGAAAGAGTTATATTGGTCAGCCTTCTCAAGTATCTCTCACCTTAACTTTTAACAAGTGTGGGTATCGAAGCTTTTGTACATTGGCGATCATTTAAGTCATATAGAATATGGAACTGACAAGAAAGAAATGCCACCATCTGCAATGTAATTCTATTCATTTGTATATGTTATTGTTATGTGAATTACATACTGCTCCACATGGTTCAGAAAGTCCAGACGAACGCTGTTGATCATGGGAGCTACAAAGGCTCTGAAATCTTCACCAGATTTCCCTCTCTATTTTTATTCGGTGTTATAAGCTCTTGAATACTCTCTCATTGCATGTTGTTTTTCAAGGGTGAGTTTTACTTGgagtttgtatcatttggtaacAGCTAGACACCCAGTCACTAGTTAAAGTCATGGAGGGAGCGACCTATAGGAACACAGTGAGTTGCCATAGATGTCATTGTGGAGCGTACGATACTTGGTGTCTTACATAGTGTATATAAGCTTGAGCTCACCTTCTTGCAAGTGGGTAAATTCTTCTTACAGTTTGTATTAGTCTGAGGGTTGGTAGGGTGTAGTCTAGCCATGGAAGCTAAACTGCATGGGTCAACTAGGCTAGTGACTTTTAGGCTTTGGTTTGCCTTGGATTGGTAATTGGGTCAACTTGTGTCCTCGAAGTAGACCATAACATAACAATAGAACATATGGTAATTGGGTCAACTTGTGTCCAAATTGTATATAATTCTCAGATGCATTTTTAACAATAGAACATATGAAAATCGCATGTATTTTGGACACATCAATTTGATAGATTAGgtcaaagaaaaattatttcaactgaatttaaagaaaaactttgtcaacTTTTCGAGTCTAAGAGACAGTCCAGGTTTTACTGGAAATGTCGTCTTCCTTATGTAAGGATGTAAAGTTTGCCAAGTTTTGGAAGCTCTAATCCATTATGATTGCATTACATAATAGCTgtcaatttcttttcatttgtaACTTCTTTTCGAGATCATCATAAAAAGACAAGAATCTAGATTTACTTGTTTATAATCCTTTGCCCAAAGGAATGAAGGGTGGTGATGGTTTCCTAATCTGATTCATTGATATTTTGGTAGGAGATAAACCAAAATATCAGTGTTGCTTTTGAAAGCAACCATATCTTTCGTCCTTTGTTACAGGAAAAATGGCAAGACCTCTAAACCACATGATTTGTAAGGACCACAGTTCAATGGTTGTCCCggaaaattcataatatttggTACCAAGTGCTTGGCATTGGCACATCAACAGGTTGAGATAATAATGGCATACAAGTatggtttctagcattattctttgTTCTTTTATAATCGGGGAGGAAGTGTGTTGTCTTCTCTTAACTATAAATTGTAAGAATTTGTTATTGAGTTTCTCTATAATTCTTGTGATTAGAAAGTGATTATTTTCACTTGGTATGACATAAGCATTAACTTTTCACCTTGTAAAGGGAACATCCAAGGtaataactaataaaaataCCAACATATTATCCTCTGATAAACTAACACGTGTTAGCATATGATTAGAGCTACGTCGGCtactagaaaaatatttaaacacCCTCCAATCACATGTGgaaaagttttaagtttttctcGTTATGGAGTATGTAGAGAGTGATaatcaactttttcttttcattcaaatttagGAGACCGAGAAATTTGTTGTTTGTAAATGTTAAAGAGATAAGAAGTTTTTTTAAGAACGAAGTTGAATAGTCAAAGATGACAATGAGAGAAAGTGGTGAACTAGGGGCAAAAGGTTGTGAATTGGGGGCTTGGATCCTCTTCATCTCATTTGGAATAGAGATGAACAAGTTAGTTGTTTTTAGGGGatgattttgtcatttttgggttctctgttttttatttggacaaaaatgccctcttaaaacaactaaatggatggagaggatccttctccattAATTGGtgattagtaattttttaagttAGGAAAATGGAAGATTAAGAgtctaagaagaagaaaatgcaaACTTTGTAAACGAATGAAATTAAGAGTCGgaattgaatttaaaaagaaaaacaatcgGATTTGAAGAATAAAAGACTAAATGAAATGCACgaatcaattgaaaatttatgaattaGGAAGATCCTATGGAGGAGGTTAGTGGGTTTAGTAATATTTTCAATATGGCTCAATGAAAAATGCAagattaaaagaaatatattttttaaaaaaagattaaaaaaaaaaaaaaaagttccatcTTTTGGGAACTAGGAAAATGTGAGCaagttttataatattttaaatttatacaaattcaaAAGAAAGATCACCAGTCATACCCTTTCTTGCAATCCAAGAGTAACCTCAAAATGGGTAGGCATTATGGAGCCCAAAGAGGCAGCAAAGAGGATAgaattatgtaaaaaattgttgCAACTTGTATGACACGTGGCAGTATATGATTGAAAAGgatgtgttgaatttttttattggttgatGTGGTTCTAATCACATGTCGAAAGGTTATGATAGACTTGTTAAAAATGTTATACCGGTGattataggaaaaataaaaataaacaatcaaataTGCTTTTTTGGCTCGATTAGGAATTTGTATTAAtcgcataaaaaattaatgaaaaaaatacaaagaggaaaataaaataaaatgtcatAGTTCACAAAGTATCACCAAAGATGAAAAGGTGTCTAAATCAAGTA from Corylus avellana chromosome ca10, CavTom2PMs-1.0 includes:
- the LOC132163980 gene encoding ATP-dependent zinc metalloprotease FTSH 9, chloroplastic-like; the protein is MSSVESLRPIFHQNIHLNSYQRLYHCHGLRFFRSQFKGFHQNASRFIPNSLPFSSAEPYGPATRFSKSSGRFNLWGDFGFRRNRIRASTKDSDSAAGSSGTSESESNKNSQNSSSSSASNRRKEKQGKGNVWWPKGKKWQWQPIVQAQEIGVLLLQLGIVIFVMRLLRPGLPLPGSEPRTPTTFISVPYSDFLSKINSNQVHKVEVDGVHIMFKLKSEPASQEIEVVGASSSKLQESELLLRSVAPTKRIVYTTTRPSDIKAPYEKMLENAVEFGSPDKRSGGFLNSALIALFYVAVLAGLLHRFPVSFSQHTTGQIRNRKSGGSSGAKASEQGEMITFADVAGVDEAKEELEEIVEFLRNPDRYIRLGARPPRGVLLVGLPGTGKTLLAKAVAGEAEVPFISCSASEFVELYVGMGASRVRDLFARAKKEAPSIIFIDEIDAVAKSRDGKYRIVSNDEREQTLNQLLTEMDGFDSNSAVIVLGATNRSDVLDPALRRPGRFDRVVMVETPDRCGREAILKVHVSKKELPLAEDVVLGDIASMTTGFTGADLANLVNEAALLAGRQRKVVVDKIDFIQAVERSIAGIEKKTAKLQGSEKAVVARHEAGHAVVGTAVANLLVGQPRAEKLSILPRSGGALGFTYTPPTTEDRYLLFIDELRGRLVTLLGGRAAEEVVYSGRVSTGALDDIRRATDLAYKAVAEYGLNQTIGPVSIATLSGGGIDESGGGVPWGRDQGHLVDLVQREVKALLQSALEVALTVVRANPTVLEGLGAHLEDKEKVEGEDLQEWLKLVVAPAELKVFIAGKQETLLPLQTGS